CGGCTCGCGCCGGCACCGGCGCCACCACGGTGGACAAGGCCGGCCTCCCCCAGCTTGCGATGCAGACGCTGACCGAAGCCACCGCTTCTTTGAACGTTGAGCAGCTTTCGGCGGCAGAGGAACGCACCGGCTCGACCATCAACGCGGGCATCACGATGGATGGCTCGAATGTTTCGACGACCTTCCTGAAGAACCACACCAACGAGATGATGCCGCTCTTTGCGGATGTCGTGCTGCACCCGGCGTTCTCGCAGGCGGACTTCGATCGTCTGAAGAAGCGCGCGCTCGTCGGCATTCAGCAGTCGTCGGACAACGTGATGGTGATGGCGCAGCGCGTCGGCCCGCACCTTCTCTACGGCGACACGGCGTACGGTATGCCGTCGAACGGCACACCGACCAGCGTGACGAAGCTGACCGCTGACGAACTGCCGAAGTGGTACACCACGCACATCGGCCCTTCGAACGCAGCGCTGGTCATCACCGGCGATGTGACGCTGGAAGAAGCGAAGAAGCTGGCAGAGCAGTACCTCGGCGGCTGGAACAACAAGCCTTCGGCCGGTACCGTGCTGGCGACGCAGCCTAACGTGAAGCCGACGTATGTCGCGCTGATCGACAAGCCTGGCGCACCGCAGACCGGTCTGATGGCCTTTGGTCCTGGCCTGCCGGTGAGCTCGCCTGACATGCCGAAGGTCGAGGTGATGAACTTCATCCTCGGTGGTTCGTTCGGTTCGCGCATCAACATGAACCTTCGCGAGCAGCACGGCTACACCTATGGTGCGAGCTCGGGCTTCCGCGCCTATGCCGATGGCGGCACGTTCCTCGCGGGCGGCCTCATTCGTACGGACGCGACGGCTCCTGCCACGACGGAGATGATGGGCGAGATCAAGCGCTTTGCTGACTCGAATGTCACCGACGCCGAGTTGAAGGGCGCCAAGGATGCTCGCATCCAGTCACTGCCCGGTCAGTTTGAGACCACCGGTGCGACGGCAGCAGCGCTGCGCGGCATCTTCCTCTTCAAGCTCCCCGTGACCTACTACGCGGAGCTGCCGGAGAAGTATCGCGCTGTGACGGCCGATGATGTGAAGGCGGTGGCCGCCAAGGACCTGCACCCCGACCAGTTGGTGATCGTCACCGCAGGCGACCGCTCGAAGATTGAGCAGTCGCTGAAGGACGCGAAGCTGGGCGATGTCGTGGTCGTAGATATGATGGGCCAGCCGGTCGTCGAGAAGAAGAAGTAACCGCAACGAGGAAACGACAAAGGCCTCGCCGAGAGATCGGCGAGGCCTTTGTCGTTGCTGGATCCACTGTTCAACGAACCCCGAGCGTTCTGGCGGAGGAGCTACGCGAGGAGCGTGGCCAGCGTCTTCTCCAGGCTCGCCTTGTCTTCGACGTTCGTCGTGGCGAGCGCGCGGTCGATCTGACGGTTGAGGCCGCTCAGCACCTTGCCCGGGCCAACTTCGATGTAATGCGTCGCGCCGGACTCACGCAGCAAGCCGATGCACTCCACCCAACGCACCGCGCCGGTCACCTGACGGATCAGCGCATCGCGCGCCTCCGCGCCGCGACGCACCACGCGCGCGTCCACATTCGCGACGACAGGCAGCGCGGGATCGTTGAAGGCAAAGGACTCGAGTTGACCGGCGAGGCGGTCCTGCGCGGGCTGCATCAGCGCGCAGTGGAACGGTGCGCTGACGGGGAGCATCACGGTGCGCGAGGCGCCGGCTTCCTTCAGGCGCTCGACGGCAATCTCCACCGCGTGCTTCTCGCCGGAGATGACGGTCTGGTTCGGCGAGTTGAGGTTCGCCGGAGCGACCACCGTACTGACGCGCGCAGCTGCCTGCGCGGGCGATACATCGTCGCCATCTTTCACCTGGCCGAGCACGGCTTCTGCCTGCTCGCCGGGGTCAGCAGGATGCTCCGGCGGAGCCTGCGTCAGCTCATCGGAAACGCTCGCGCAGATGTCGTTGATGCGCTCGGCATCGAGCCCAAGCACGGCGGCCATCGCACCAAGCCCCGCAGGTACGGCGGACTGCATGAACTGTCCGCGAGCACGCACGGTGCGCACGGCATCGGCGAAGGAGAAGGTTCCCGCAGCGACGTGCGCGGAGTATTCGCCGAGCGAGTGACCGGCAGCGAAGCTCGGCGCGAAGCCACGCGACTTGAGCTCTGGCTCCAGCACACGCCAGGCGGCGATCGACATCGTAAGGATCGCGGGCTGCGTGTTCTCGGTGAGTTTGAGGTCGTCCTCGGGGCCTTCGAAGATCAGCTTTGAAAGCGGAAAGCCGAGCGCGTCATCGGCCTCTTCAAAGACCTCGCGCGCAGCCGGGTAGCTCTCGAAAAACTCGCGGCCCATGCCGACGGCTTGCGAGCCCTGTCCGGGAAAGAGGAGGGCGATTTGCTTGGGTGCGGTGGTGTTCGTTACGTCACTCATCGTTCTTAAGAGTACCCTGCGGCGAAGGCTTACTCCAGCGGCGCGGTGGTGAAACTCGGTTGTGCTTTTGCCGTCACCAAACGGTAGAGCACAAAATCGCGCGAAGTATTCGCGCGGCGCTCAAAGAGCAGGCTGGCGCGATGCGAGCCGTCGGCGTCGACGACGTCGATAAACCGCATCCACGGCGTGCGCGCTTTGTGCGCGGAGTCCGTCACAGAACTGAGCGCCACCTGCATGTTGCCTTCGGGCAGCCGCTGCGTCACCAGCGCCACGTGCGCCAGCAGCGCGGTGCCATCCTTTGCCATCGCAACGGGGACGTCGGCGGTGTAGACGAACGTTGGCAGGCCACCGTAGCTAAGCTGGAAACCTTCGACCTGCTCGTTGATGAAGCTCACCGCGACCGGCGCGGCTGACTTCGCCTTCGCGGTGCGCGCGGTGGATCTGTGTGCCGCAGCAGCGCTCGGTGCGGCCTTCGCTGCAAGCGGGGGGGCCGTCGCAGGATGCGTTGCGGTGTTCACGCCCTGCGGCGTGCGCTTCAACGTCGGCGGCGCGCCGTCATCCTCGCCGGCAGCGGCCGTGGTCTTATTCACCAGCGTGGGGTGCGAACCGTCGTTCGCTGGAGCGGATGTAGCAGGAGCCACAGCCTTCGCCGCAACGAGCTGATTCGCCGCAAGGTAGGGCTTCAACTGCGCGAGCGCAATGTCATGCAGCGCCGCGATCGTCTGCGCTTCGTCGCTGGACGAATCCCATGAGCGGCGGAAGAGATGCTGCAGACGTGCACCTGCGTCAGACACCGCGATGGACTGGTGCATGTCTGCGGGCAGGCCGGTGAGCGGCATCGTTGTCTCGTCCTGCTTCTTGCCGTGCGAGAGCGTCGGGCGGTCGGGGTCGTCGTTCAGATTGCCCACGCCAGCCACGTAACCTTGCGGCTTGCCGGGCTTCTTTTTCTTCTTGTCGTCGGCGAGGGCATCGTCGCGGCGCGCGAGAGTGGGCTTCTCTTCGTCCTGCGCGTCGTTGGAGGTCGGATGCGGTCGCCGCGGGTTCGCGTCAGACTTTGCCGTGTCCGTCTCTGGGCGCTTCGCGACAAAGTGCGGCTCACCATCGTCGCTGTCCCCACCGTCAATCGCCACTGGAGTACGGCTGGGCTTGCCCGGCTTCACCTTCGGCGGCTTCGGAATGACGAAGTCCCCATAGCCATACCAGCTCCCTGCCCCGGTCGCTTCATCTTCCGGGGCGGCGGTCGTCACCTTGCGCGCGTACTTCAGCTCAACGATGCCCTTCGCGTTACCGGCGTCCTCGACCGAGTACAGATTTCCCGAGAGCAACGCAAACGGCACGGGCCGCGAGAGGTACGTGCCACCATCTTCGAACTCGCCGTCGATGAACACGGTGACCGGCACAAGCCGCGAGGCGGTCGGTTTGTCGAGCGAGCCGGTCCACTCGTAAACACTGACCGCGCGTGTGACCTTGTCGGGGTCGTCCACATGATGCATCTGCGCGTGCGCCATCGTCGCGCACAACGGCGAGGCGAGCAGCAGCGCGAAGATGGAGGAGCGACGGAGCATCTGGTTCAAAGAATGAGGCAGCAATGACTTAGACGCATACTACGGCCGGACGGGTTCTAATCGCCAGCCGCAGGATGCCCGTGCGCAGGTATCTCGTGGTGAGGCTTCGGCGGGAAGCCCAGCAAAGTAAGCATTCTGCGGCGCCAAAGCGGCAGATGAAGCCGGATCCACTCGAAGACCAGGTAGATCACCGGCGTGGTGAAGAGCGTAAGGCACTGCGAAACAATCAGGCCACCAATGATGGTGACGCCCAGCGGCACACGCAGCTCCGAGCCCGTTCCCGTGCCGAACGCCAGCGGAATTGCACCGAGCAGTGCTGCCATCGTCGTCATCATGATGGGACGGAAGCGCAGCAGGCACGCTTCGTAGATCGCCTCTTCCGGCGTTTTGCCGTGCTCGCGCTCGGCCACCAGGGCGAAGTCGATCATCATGATCGCGTTCTTCTTCACGATGCCGATGAGCAGGATGATGCCGATCATCGCGATGACCGAAAGGTCGATCTTGAAGAGCAGCAACGCAAGCAGCGCGCCTACACCCGCTGAGGGCAGCGTGGAGAGAATCGTCAGCGGATGGATGAAGCTCTCATAGAGCACACCCAACACGATGTACACCGTGAAGAGCGCGAAGAGAATGAGCAACGGCTCTGACTTGAACGACGCTGCAGCGGCCTGCGCCGTGCCAGCGAAGCCGCCCTTCACCGTAGAAGGCACGCCGATACGCACACGCGCAGCGTTGATCGCATCCGTCGCCTGCCCCAGCGAATAGCCTGCCGAGAGATTGAACGAAAGCGTGGCTGCCGGCGACAAACCCTGGTGGTTCACGGCAAGCGGAATGCGCGAAGTGGTCAGCTTCGTAATCGCCGAAAGCGGAATCTCCGCGCCGGTCTTCGACTTCACATAGAGCGTGCGCAGCGCCTCCGGCGACTGCTGGAACGGCTGCGCGACCTCGAGCACCACATGGTACTGGTTCAGCGCGCCGTACACGGTCGATACCTGACGCTGGCCATACGCTGACGAAAGAATCGAGTCGATCGCGAGCGCCGAAACACCGAGGCGCGAAGCTGTGTCTCGGTCGATGGTGACATGCGCTTCAAGGCCCTGGTCCTGCTGGTCGGTCGCGATGTCCTTCAGCTCGGGCATCTTCTGCATCTCGGCCATCAGCAACGGCGACCACTTGTCGAGGTCCGTGGTGGTGTCTGCGGTGAGCGTGTACTGGTACATCGTCGCGGAGCTTCGACCGCCGATGCGCAACTCCTGCGCGCTCTGCAGATACATCTGCGTACCCGGCATGTGCGAGACCTGGGGACGAAGGCGCGTGATGATCTTGTCCGCCGTCTCGCCAGCCTTCGCACGAGCCTCCGCATCCTTCAGCACGATGAACATCGAGGCCGTGTTCGACGAGCCTCCACCAGGTCCACCAGAACCCACGAAGGCAAGGGTATTTTCAACCTGCGGGTCCTTCTCGATGACCGAAGCCATCTTCTTCACATCGGCCTGCAGTGTGTTGAAGCTGGTGTCCTGCTGCGTCTTCAACTGGCCCTGCAAGCGGCCGGTGTCCTGCTCCGGGAAGAAGCCCTTCGGCACGATGATGAAGAGGTAGATGTTGAGCGCGAAGGTGATGAGGAAGACGACCAGCGTGGCGATCTTATGACGCAGCACCCACTGCAGGCCACGCTCATACTCTCCGGTGAGCCACGCAAGATGCTTCTCGCCCGTGCGATAGAACCAGCCCTTGTTCTCTTCCTTATGTTCCTTCAGGAACTTGCCTGAGAGCATCGGCGTGGTCGTCAGCGAGACGACGAGCGACACGGCGATCGCCACCGAAAGCGTCACCGCAAACTCGCGGAAGAGACGACCGATGATGCCTGGCATCAACAGAATCGGAATGAACACCGCGATCAGCGAGATGGACATCGACAACACGGTGAAGCCGATTTCCTTGGAGCCGATCATCGCGGCTTCAAACGGCTTCTTGCCCATCTCGAGATGGCGCATGATGTTCTCGATCACGACGATGGCATCGTCAACGACGAAGCCCGTAGAGATGGTGAGCGCCATCAGCGAGAGATTGTCCAGCGTGTAGCCCAGCAGCCACATCACGCCGAAGGTGCCCAGCAGCGACAGCGGCACCGACACCGACGGGATCACCGTGGAGCGGCCTTCGCGCAGGAAGACGAAGACGACCAGCACCACCAGCAGGATGGAGATGATCATCGTGCGCTCAACGTCCTTCAACGAAGCGCGGATGGAAAGCGTGCGGTCCAGCACGACCTGCAGCTTGATGTCAGGACGAATCGAAGCCTGAAGCGCCGGCAACTGCTTCAACACGTTGTCGACCGTCTCGATGACGTTCGCACCCGGCGACTTGAAGACCACGACCAGAATCGCAGGCTTGCCGTTGAAGAGACCCATCGTGTGGATGTCTTCCATCTCGTCGACAACTGATGCCACATCCGAGAGTCGCACGATGCCGTGCTCATTGGCCGAACCAACGTCGGTGACCTTGGAGGTCGCAAAGTTCGCCACGGTCGTGCTGTTGCTCGTCGTCGTGGACGCCTTGCTGCTTGAAGACGACGCCGAGGTCGAAGTAGACGACACCGCGCTGCTGCTGCTCGCCGCAGAGCTCGGAGTTTTGGAGGAACTCGTACTGCTGTTCGTCGTGGTCGAGGTCGATGCAGACTCCGACGACGGCAGCCCGGTGGACGCGGTGGCGTTTGAAATGGGGCCACGGTTGGTCGCGATGATGAGCGGCCGATACGCTGCCGCGCCGGTGATCTGGTCGGTCGTCGCGATGCGTGTGCGCGTCGAGGCCGGGTCCGTACCGTTGATGTAGCCGGTCGGCTTCAGCACGTTCACGCTGGTCATCGCCGCGCGCACGTCATCCAGCGAAAGCCCGAAGCTGGTAAGCATGTACGGGTTGGCTTCGATGCGGACCGCAGGCTTGGCTGAGCCGCCCGTAAACACCTGGCCGACGCCGTCGACCTGCGCAATCTTCTGCGCCAGTACGGAGTCGGACGCGTCGTACATCTGCGCGCGGGTGGCGTTGTCCGACGTGAGCGCGAGAATCAGAATCGGCGAGTCCGCCGGGTTGATCTTGCGGTACGTCGGGTTCGACGGCAGGTTCGCGGGAAGCTGTGCGCGGGCAGCGTTGATGGCCGCCTGCACATCGCGGGCTGCGCCGTTGATGTCACGCGAAAGATCGAACTGCAGAATGACCGAGGTCGATCCCGTAGAAGAGGTCGAGGTCATTTCGTTCACGCCAGCGATGCGCGAGAACTGACGCTCCAACGGAGTCGCCACCGAGGAGGCCATCGTCGTAGGATCAGCGCCGGGCAACTGCGCGCCGACGGCGATCACCGGGAACTCGACCTGCGGAAGCGACGAAACAGGCAACAGCTTGTACGCCACGCAGCCCGCGATGATGATCGCGATGGAAAGCAGGAACGTAGCGACGGGCCGCTTGATGAACGGTGCAGAGAAATGCACGCCGCCGACCGGTTCGTCGCTTTCGTTCAGCTCCTGCGCGGTGACGTGCGGCGCCTCAGGCGCGTGTGCGCCTGCGCGATCGCTCGGTCCACCGTTGTCGTGCGCCTTGGCGTAGTCGCCAGGCTTCGGTGCGTCGTGCGGTGTGCTGTCGCCGGGTTGAGGATTCTCAAAGCTCATGCGTAACTATTCCGCCTAGTGCTGCTCCGCAGGATGCGGATGGTCCGGGCGATGCTGGCCGCCGTGCGTGTGTTCGTAAAGCTCCTCATCTGCCTTCGCCGTGCCCAGATACCTGCGGCCGATGCGATCGAAGAAGAGGTAGACCACAGGCGTGGTGAACAGCGTAAGAATCTGCGAGATGATGAGGCCGCCGATGATCGAGATGCCCAGCGGACGACGCAGCTCTGATCCCGTGCCGGAACCGAACGCCAGCGGCACCGCACCGAGCAATGCCGCCATCGTCGTCATCATGATCGGGCGGAAGCGCAACAGGCAAGCCTGATAGATCGCTTCCTCCGGCTCCATGCCCTGCTCGCGCTCTGCTTCCAGCGCGAAGTCAATCATCATGATGGCGTTCTTCTTCACGATGCCAATGAGCAGGATGATGCCGATCAGCGCGATGACCGAAAGGTCCTCATGGAAGAGCAGCAGCGCCAGGCACGCACCTACACCTGCTGAAGGCAAGGTGGAGAGAATCGTGACCGGATGAATGTAGCTCTCATAAAGCACGCCGAGCACGATGTACACCGTGATGAGTGCGGCGAGGATGAGCAGCGGCTCGTTCTGCAACGAAGCCTCGAACGCCGACGCCGTACCTTCAAACTGGGACTGCACGCTGAGCGGCAGCTTGAGCTGCTTCACCGCTTTGTTCACCGCATCCACGGCATCGCCGATGCTCTTGCCTTCAGCAAGGTTGAAGGAGATGGTGTTTGCGGGGAACTGTCCCTGACGGCCAATGGAAAGTGCTGCCGCCGTGGGCTGCACGGTGATCAGCGTAGAGAGCGGAACCTGCGTGCCGTTCGAGCTCGCGACGTAGAGGTTCTTCAGCGCATCCACCGTCTGCTGGAAGTTCGGCGCAACCTCGAGCACTACGTGGTATTGGTTGAGCTGCGTGAAGATCGTGGAGACCTGACGCTGACCAAACGCGTCGTCGAGTACGTCATCGATGTTCTGCGGCGTGATGCCGAGGCGCGATGCCGTGTCACGATCGATCACCAGTTGCGTGCCGAGGCCGTTGATCTGCATGTCGCTGGCCACGTCTCGCAACTCCGGCAGCTTCTCCAGCGCAGCGACGATCTTATCTGTCGCCATCGCAAGTTCAGCGGAGTTCGGGTCCGTAACCGAGTACTGATACTGCGTACGCGAGACGCGATCTTCTACCGTGAGGTCCTGCGAGGCCTGCAGATATGTCTGAATTCCTGTAACGGCGTCGGCCTTCTTTTGCAGGCGAGCGATCACGGTTGAGATGTCCGCAGAGCGCTCGTCGCGGTCCTTCAGGTCAATCTGAATACGGCCTGAGTTGAGCGTGGTGTTGGTGCCGTCGATACCGATGAAGCTCGAGAGGTTGACGACGTCCGGGTCCTCCAGCAGCGCCTTGGCGAGCTTCTGCTGACGCTCACCCATCGCGGCAAAGCTCGTGCCCTGGCTCGCTTCGGTGATCGCCATCACGACGCCCGTGTCCTGCACCGGGAAGAAGCCCTTGGGCACGATGATGTAGAGCCACACCGTGAAGACGAACGTGGCTACCGTAACGATGAGCGTGAGCGTCTGGTGCGAAAGCACCCACTTCACGCCGCGACCGTAGAGCGCGATCGTGTCCTGGAAGAACTTCTCGCTGATGTTGTAGAACTTGCCGCGTTCGCTTTCCGGCTTGTGCTTCAGCAGGCGCGCGGACATCATCGGCGTAAGCGTCAGCGACACCACAGCCGAAACGAGAATCGTCACCGAAAGCGTGACCGCGAACTCGCGGAAGAGACGGCCGACGATGTCGCCCATGAAGAGCAGCGGGATCAGCACGGCGATGAGCGAAACGGTCAGCGAGAGAATCGTGAAGCCAATCTGCTCGGAGCCCTTGAGCGCGGCCTCGAGAGGCGTGTCGCCCATCTCGAGGTAGCGGTCAATGTTCTCGATCATCACGATGGCGTCGTCGACAACGAAGCCGGTCGAGATGGTCAACGCCATCAGCGAGAGGTTGTCGAGCGAGTAGCCCAACAGGTACATCGCGCAGAACGTACCCACGATCGACAGCGGTACCG
The nucleotide sequence above comes from Granulicella cerasi. Encoded proteins:
- a CDS encoding efflux RND transporter permease subunit, encoding MSPSRPFILRPVATTLLMVAILLAGFVAYSQLPISALPEVDYPIIQVTTFYPGASPEVMVNAVTSPLERQFGQIPGLQQMTSVSSGGGSVITLEFTLSESIDVAQQDVQAAINAANSYLPTDLPNPPVYAKVNPADAPIMTLSLTSASLPLSKVEDLADTVLAQKISQLSGVGLVSIAGGQKPAVRIQANPTALASYGMSLEDIRTAISYANVDQAKGSMNGPRQAYTIGANDQLLTADDYRNVIIAYRNGSPVRLSDIANTVDSAENLYQAAWTGKAAVEEHESKDAAGNKITVPATQASLDPAVLINIQRQPGANIIGVVDLVQGLLPKLQASLPAGVKLEVLTDRTNTIRASVSDVKFELGLTIALVIMVIFLFLRSLAATVIPAVAVPLSIVGTFCAMYLLGYSLDNLSLMALTISTGFVVDDAIVMIENIDRYLEMGDTPLEAALKGSEQIGFTILSLTVSLIAVLIPLLFMGDIVGRLFREFAVTLSVTILVSAVVSLTLTPMMSARLLKHKPESERGKFYNISEKFFQDTIALYGRGVKWVLSHQTLTLIVTVATFVFTVWLYIIVPKGFFPVQDTGVVMAITEASQGTSFAAMGERQQKLAKALLEDPDVVNLSSFIGIDGTNTTLNSGRIQIDLKDRDERSADISTVIARLQKKADAVTGIQTYLQASQDLTVEDRVSRTQYQYSVTDPNSAELAMATDKIVAALEKLPELRDVASDMQINGLGTQLVIDRDTASRLGITPQNIDDVLDDAFGQRQVSTIFTQLNQYHVVLEVAPNFQQTVDALKNLYVASSNGTQVPLSTLITVQPTAAALSIGRQGQFPANTISFNLAEGKSIGDAVDAVNKAVKQLKLPLSVQSQFEGTASAFEASLQNEPLLILAALITVYIVLGVLYESYIHPVTILSTLPSAGVGACLALLLFHEDLSVIALIGIILLIGIVKKNAIMMIDFALEAEREQGMEPEEAIYQACLLRFRPIMMTTMAALLGAVPLAFGSGTGSELRRPLGISIIGGLIISQILTLFTTPVVYLFFDRIGRRYLGTAKADEELYEHTHGGQHRPDHPHPAEQH
- a CDS encoding ACP S-malonyltransferase; its protein translation is MSDVTNTTAPKQIALLFPGQGSQAVGMGREFFESYPAAREVFEEADDALGFPLSKLIFEGPEDDLKLTENTQPAILTMSIAAWRVLEPELKSRGFAPSFAAGHSLGEYSAHVAAGTFSFADAVRTVRARGQFMQSAVPAGLGAMAAVLGLDAERINDICASVSDELTQAPPEHPADPGEQAEAVLGQVKDGDDVSPAQAAARVSTVVAPANLNSPNQTVISGEKHAVEIAVERLKEAGASRTVMLPVSAPFHCALMQPAQDRLAGQLESFAFNDPALPVVANVDARVVRRGAEARDALIRQVTGAVRWVECIGLLRESGATHYIEVGPGKVLSGLNRQIDRALATTNVEDKASLEKTLATLLA
- a CDS encoding efflux RND transporter permease subunit — encoded protein: MSFENPQPGDSTPHDAPKPGDYAKAHDNGGPSDRAGAHAPEAPHVTAQELNESDEPVGGVHFSAPFIKRPVATFLLSIAIIIAGCVAYKLLPVSSLPQVEFPVIAVGAQLPGADPTTMASSVATPLERQFSRIAGVNEMTSTSSTGSTSVILQFDLSRDINGAARDVQAAINAARAQLPANLPSNPTYRKINPADSPILILALTSDNATRAQMYDASDSVLAQKIAQVDGVGQVFTGGSAKPAVRIEANPYMLTSFGLSLDDVRAAMTSVNVLKPTGYINGTDPASTRTRIATTDQITGAAAYRPLIIATNRGPISNATASTGLPSSESASTSTTTNSSTSSSKTPSSAASSSSAVSSTSTSASSSSSKASTTTSNSTTVANFATSKVTDVGSANEHGIVRLSDVASVVDEMEDIHTMGLFNGKPAILVVVFKSPGANVIETVDNVLKQLPALQASIRPDIKLQVVLDRTLSIRASLKDVERTMIISILLVVLVVFVFLREGRSTVIPSVSVPLSLLGTFGVMWLLGYTLDNLSLMALTISTGFVVDDAIVVIENIMRHLEMGKKPFEAAMIGSKEIGFTVLSMSISLIAVFIPILLMPGIIGRLFREFAVTLSVAIAVSLVVSLTTTPMLSGKFLKEHKEENKGWFYRTGEKHLAWLTGEYERGLQWVLRHKIATLVVFLITFALNIYLFIIVPKGFFPEQDTGRLQGQLKTQQDTSFNTLQADVKKMASVIEKDPQVENTLAFVGSGGPGGGSSNTASMFIVLKDAEARAKAGETADKIITRLRPQVSHMPGTQMYLQSAQELRIGGRSSATMYQYTLTADTTTDLDKWSPLLMAEMQKMPELKDIATDQQDQGLEAHVTIDRDTASRLGVSALAIDSILSSAYGQRQVSTVYGALNQYHVVLEVAQPFQQSPEALRTLYVKSKTGAEIPLSAITKLTTSRIPLAVNHQGLSPAATLSFNLSAGYSLGQATDAINAARVRIGVPSTVKGGFAGTAQAAAASFKSEPLLILFALFTVYIVLGVLYESFIHPLTILSTLPSAGVGALLALLLFKIDLSVIAMIGIILLIGIVKKNAIMMIDFALVAEREHGKTPEEAIYEACLLRFRPIMMTTMAALLGAIPLAFGTGTGSELRVPLGVTIIGGLIVSQCLTLFTTPVIYLVFEWIRLHLPLWRRRMLTLLGFPPKPHHEIPAHGHPAAGD